Proteins encoded within one genomic window of Panicum virgatum strain AP13 chromosome 1N, P.virgatum_v5, whole genome shotgun sequence:
- the LOC120655159 gene encoding early nodulin-93-like isoform X1 gives MAGRSFLIRSPKEESDAANLVRKGARTEGRANLGVPGWAGGWGQALGLRGSSWSQRWLFEAVLLGAKNAAIAGSVVAVPTLVGCRVLPWAKANLNYTAQALIISAACIAGFFITADKTILRNARQNTIGKLEK, from the exons ATGGCCGGCAGGAGCTTCTTGATCCGGTCTCCCAAGGAGGAGTCCGACGCCGCCAATCTCGTGCGGAAGGGAGCTCGCACTGAGGGCCGTGCAAATCTAGGTGTCCCAGGTTGGGCGGGTGGTTGGGGCCAGGCTCTGGGGCTCCGGGGATCATCGTGGAGCCAAAGATGGCTTTTTG AGGCTGTACTACTGGGAGCGAAGAATGCTGCAATTGCTGGTTCTGTGGTAGCAGTTCCCACG TTGGTCGGCTGCCGTGTCCTTCCTTGGGCTAAGGCTAATCTCAACTACACCGCACAAGCACTCATCATATCTGCAG CCTGTATCGCTGGCTTCTTCATCACTGCCGATAAAACCATTCTCCGGAACGCAAGACAAAACACCATCGGGAAGCTTGAGAAGTAG
- the LOC120655159 gene encoding uncharacterized protein LOC120655159 isoform X2, giving the protein MAGRSFLIRSPKEESDAANLVRKGARTEGRANLGVPGWAGGWGQALGLRGSSWSQRWLFEAVLLGAKNAAIAGSVVAVPTLVGCRVLPWAKANLNYTAQALIISAGFQVVMRLSH; this is encoded by the exons ATGGCCGGCAGGAGCTTCTTGATCCGGTCTCCCAAGGAGGAGTCCGACGCCGCCAATCTCGTGCGGAAGGGAGCTCGCACTGAGGGCCGTGCAAATCTAGGTGTCCCAGGTTGGGCGGGTGGTTGGGGCCAGGCTCTGGGGCTCCGGGGATCATCGTGGAGCCAAAGATGGCTTTTTG AGGCTGTACTACTGGGAGCGAAGAATGCTGCAATTGCTGGTTCTGTGGTAGCAGTTCCCACG TTGGTCGGCTGCCGTGTCCTTCCTTGGGCTAAGGCTAATCTCAACTACACCGCACAAGCACTCATCATATCTGCAG GCTTTCAAGTTGTCATGCGACTCAGTCATTAG